The proteins below are encoded in one region of Xenopus laevis strain J_2021 chromosome 8L, Xenopus_laevis_v10.1, whole genome shotgun sequence:
- the ccdc160.L gene encoding coiled-coil domain-containing protein 160 homolog, giving the protein MEDNKHWIENLFPPHFTVQDFFSQSFEPTQLISEKIAKEKAKTVEKIYHNAAERCLEAKEWKRREELSRMVFDYDPNIPDDKKGRGPPAKDLQDNVTCSITGHVKDQCIWTENELGMLRYEMQQRHSEGGKLKNQLDACKLELSEVKAKHRKAEQELGAVKEALTLSKTHSRNKSILLKQLENNKLQKDSEIQYLKKDLHEKSVKINNLNKNLSIAREEIQDLKLKKKDFEQELKTVKQQQEVKEASLIENLKQNYNLEKNKLLREIETLKEEKRKKEKTDSLNLASLDLGKISLHNQNYQS; this is encoded by the coding sequence ATGGAAGACAATAAACATTGGATTGAAAATTTATTTCCTCCGCATTTTACTGTGCAAGATTTCTTTAGCCAGAGTTTTGAACCAACTCAACTAATATCAGAAAAAATtgctaaagaaaaagcaaaaactgTTGAAAAAATTTACCACAACGCTGCTGAAAGATGTTTGGAAGCTAAGGAATGGAAAAGGAGGGAGGAGCTGTCTAGGATGGTATTTGACTATGATCCTAATATACCAGATGATAAAAAAGGAAGGGGACCACCAGCAAAAGACCTGCAGGACAATGTGACTTGTTCTATTACTGGTCATGTGAAAGATCAGTGTATTTGGACAGAAAATGAATTAGGAATGTTAAGATATGAGATGCAACAGAGGCACAGCGAAGGTGGCAAATTAAAGAATCAGCTGGATGCTTGTAAACTTGAGCTATCTGAGGTGAAAGCTAAGCACAGGAAAGCTGAACAAGAGCTTGGTGCTGTGAAAGAAGCGCTCACATTATCAAAAACACATAGCAGAAATAAAAGTATCCTCCTAAAACAGTTGGAAAATAATAAACTGCAAAAAGACTCAGAGATTCAGTATTTGAAAAAAGATCTGCACGAAAAATCTGTAAAGATAAACAATCTTAACAAGAATTTGAGTATCGCTAGAGAGGAAATTCAGGATTTAAAGCTGAAGAAAAAAGATTTTGAGCAAGAGTTAAAAACTGTTAAGCAACAACAAGAAGTTAAAGAAGCCTCATTAATTGAAAATCTAAAACAGAATTACaatttagagaaaaataaattgcttaGAGAAATTGAGACtcttaaagaagaaaaaagaaagaaagaaaaaacagattCCCTGAACCTTGCATCATTGGACTTAGGAAAAATTTCTCTTCACAATCAAAACTACCAGTCCTGA